Below is a window of Bordetella genomosp. 9 DNA.
CGGCCGCGCCATGTTCTGCGTATTCTGCCGCGACACATCCACCGCGTTGCCGAAGCCATCGGCGGGCGCCGCGGGATTCTTGCGCAGGGCTTCCAGCGCCTGCTGGCCCGCCTTGGCGGCGGCGTCCGCGGCACGCGTTTCGATCAGGCGCTGGCGGATCTTGTCCTTCAACTGATCCAGCGGAGGCACGTGGGCCGGCGTGTTGGCGGCCACGCGGACCACCACCATGGTGTCGGAGGAAAGCTCGATCACGCCCGAGTTCTGCTTGTCGCGCAGGACTTCGGGGCTGAACAGCGCCTGGCGCACGCGCGGGTTGTCCAGCAGGGCCGAATCGGGGCTGGCCGAAGCCGCGCCCGGGCCCGCCTGGTCCTGCGGCAGCAGGCCGGTGCGGGTGATGCCGCCGGCCTGGCGGATCTTCAGGCCCAGCGCGTCGGCGGCGGGCTGCAGGCTGTCGCGCTGGTCATAGACCAGGGACGTCAGCTTGGTCGCCATATCCGAAAAGCGCGATGCGGCGACCTGCTTGCGGATTTCCTCGGTGATCTGGTCGCGGACTTCCGCCAGCGGCTTGGTCTGCGCCGGCTGCAGGTCGGTCAGCTGCACGACGTGCAGGCCGAACGGGCTCTCGATCACGCCGGACACCTGCCCCTTCTGCAAGCCGTCGATGGCTTTCTGCAGCGAGGGCGTGAGCATGCCCGGGCCGATCCAGCCCAGGTCGCCGCCCTTGCTGGCGGAGCCGGCGTCCTCGGAATTCTTTTTGGCCAGATCGGCGAACGCGCCCGGATTGGCGGCGGCCTGCCTGGCGATCTCGTCGGCCTTGGCGCGAGCGGCCTTGCGCTGCGCGTCGCTCGCGTCCGCCGTCAGCTTGATCATGATGTGGCTGGCACGGCGGCGTTCGGGCTGGCCGAAGCGGCTCTTGTTCTGCTCGTAGTACTTGGCGACGTCGTCGTCGCTGACCTTGATGCCGGCGCTGGCGGCGGCTTCATCCAGCACCACGTACTGGGCCTGGACCTGGTCCGGCACCTGGTACTGCTGCTTGTTGTCGTCGTACCACTTCTGTATGTCGGCGTCGCTGACCTGGACCTGGCCCTTGTAGTCGGCGGCGGCGAAGCGGCGCGTGGCCACGTGGCGGGTCTCGGTCAAGGCATGGTCGATGGATGCGGCCACTTCGGCCGGCAGCCGGGCCGACTGCGCGATCGGATCCAGCACGCGTCCCACGGCCAGGTCGCGGCGCAGCCCGGCTTCGAAAGCGGCGGGCGTCAGGCCTTGCGCGGCCAGCGCGGCGCGGTAGCGTTCCGGGGAAAACTTGCCGTTGTCCTGCACGGCGGGATTCGACGCGATCGTATTGCGCAGGGTTTCGTCCGATACGGAGAACCGGTTGTCGGCGGCCGCGGCGGCCAGCAGGCGCTGGTTGATCAGCTGATCCAGCAGCCGTTCACGCATGGCCGGCGTGTCGAACAGCGCGGGGTCGAACTGCGCACCCATCATCTGCCGGTACTGGTCCAGCTGGTCGCGCCGGGCCTGGTCGTACTCGCGTTGGGTGATGGGCTTGCCGTTCACCGTCGCCATCTTGGGCTCTTCGGACATGAAGCTGCTGTAGCTTTGCACGCCGAAGAAGGCGAAGGTCGGAACGATCAGGATCAGCAGGATGAACTGCATCCAACGCTGATGGTTGCGGATGAAATCGAACATGTGGTCCCTGTAGCGGCGGACGTGTGAAAACGCATGTGAAAGCACATGCCCGGCGCAAAAAAAAAGCGAACCGGATTCGCCTCGCTTTCTTGACGGTTAGTACCGGATCAGCGCGCTGGAGTTTAACACTTCCGGCAGGCGTGATCCGCTGCGGTATCCTTGGCGCATTGCGCCGACGAATCGCACAGGAACCGCTGTCATGGATACTCCCCTTCCCGCCTGGCCCTATCCCCGCCTGATCGCCCACCGCGGGGGCGGCAAACTGGCGCCCGAAAACACCATGGCCGCCATGCGCGCCGGCGCCGGGCACGGCTACCGCATGTTCGAATACGACGTGAAGCTCAGCAAGGACAATGCGCTGATCCTGCTGCACGACGACGACGTCGACCGCACCACCGACGGACACGGCCCGGCCGCCGGCATGACCTACGCCGAACTGGCCGCGCTGGATGCCGGCGCCTGGCATTCCCCCGCCTACGCCGGGGCGCGCATCCCCAAACTGGAGGAAGTCGCCCGCTACACCATCGAACAGGGCATCGCCAGCAACGTCGAAATCAAGCCCTGTCCGGGCCGCGACAGTGAAACGGGCACCGCCGTGGCGCTGGCCGCCCGCGAACTCTGGCGCGAGGCTGCCGTGCCCCCGCTGCTGTCGTCGTTTTCCGAGGTGGCCCTGGCCGCCGCGCACGTGGCGGCGCCGCAACTGCCGCGCGGGCTGCTGGTGGAGCAGATTCCCATGGACTGGCGCGACCGCCTGGTGCAGCACGATTGCATCGCCTTGAACGTCAACCAGAAGGACGTCACACCGGACCTGGTCGAGATGGTGCACGCGGCGGGATACCGGCTCACGGCCTGGACCGTCAACGATCCGGCCCGCGCCCGCCAGTTGCTGGACTGGGGCGTGGACGGCATCTTTACCGACGAACTGGCGGCCATCCGGCCGGATGCCTGAACGGCACGCCAGCCCGGAGCCCCCGCCTTGTTCAGCTACCGCCACGCCTTCCACGCCGGCAACCATGCCGACGTGCTCAAACACGCCATCCTGATCCACGTGCTGGACTACCTGGGGCAGAAAGATGCGCCCTATTGGGTGATCGACACCCATGCCGGCGCCGGCCTGTACCGGCTGGACAGCGATTGGGCCAACAAGAACGCCGAATTCGCCGACGGTGTCGGCCGCCTGTGGGAAGCGGCCGATGCGCCGCCCCTGGTGGCCCGCTACCTGGAGCGCGTCCGCGACTACAACCGCGACGGCAGGCTGCGCCACTACCCCGGCTCGCCATGGCTGGCGCTGGACGCGCTGCGCGAGCACGACCGCCTGCGCCTGTTCGAGGCCCATCCGACCGAAGCCGAGGTGCTGGTCGCCAACCTGGAAAAACAAGGCGGCCTGGCCCTGCGCCAGACCACCATCTACGACACCGACGGCTTCGAAGGCATGAAGGCCCTGCTGCCGCCCCCGCCGCGGCGGGGACTGGTGGTGATCGACCCTTCCTACGAAGACAAGCAGGACTATCGGCGGGTCGCGCTGGCCCTGAAGGAAGGCTTGAAGCGTTTCGCCACCGGCGTATATGCCGTGTGGTATCCGCAGGTGCAGCGGCGGGAATCGCTGGAGCTGCCGCGCCAGTTGGAGAAGGCCGGCAAGCGCTGGCTGCACGTGTCGCTGTCGGTCAGGAAGCCGGCCGCGGACGGTTTCGGCCTGCATGGCAGCGGCATGTTCCTGGTGAACCCGCCCTGGACGCTGGCCGCCCAGCTGAAAGAGGCGATGCCCTGGCTGACGGAACGGCTGGCGCAGGACGAGCGGGCGCGCTACACGCTGGACAGCGCGGAAGGCTGAGGGCCGACCTTGCGTGCCGGCGCCCTTGGCCAGGGCGCCAGCGCGTTCCGCCGGCCCTTTCCGCCGGCCCCGCCAGCCCCGTGCGCCGCACTTATTGGACCACCGTCCCCGGCGCCTGGCCCGCCTGCGCCGGCGCCTGCTGCGCCTGGACGGTGTGCTCCGTCCAGCCGCCGCCCAGCACCCGATACAGGTCCACCAGATTGGTCAGGCGCGACAGGCGCGTCTGCACCAGGACCTGCTGCGAGTCGTACAGCGAGCGCTGCGAGTCCAGCACGTTCAGGTAGCTGTCCACGCCCTGCCGAAAACGCTGCTGCGACAGGTCGTAGGCGCGCTGGTTGGCCTGCACCAGCAACTGCTGAGCGCGGATCTGGTCGTCGATCGTGCCGCGTCCGGCCAGCGCATCGGCCACGTCGCGAAACGCCGACTGGATGGCGCGTTCGTAGTTGGCGATCTCGATGCGCTTCTGCACCTTGGCCAGATCCAGGTTGGCCTGCAGCGAACCGCCCGCGAAGATCGGCACCGCGATCTGCGGCGCGAAGCTCCATACGCCCTGCCCGCCGTCGAACAGGCGTCCCAGGCTGGCGCTGGCCGTGCCCGCGCTGGCCGTCAGCGAGATGGTCGGGAAGAAGGCCGCGCGCGCCGCGCCGATATTGGCGTTGGCGGCCTCCAGCTGATGCTCGGCGGCCCGGATATCCGGACGGCGCTCGAGCAGTTCGGAAGGCAGGCCGGCCGGCAAGGCGGTGGGCATCATGTCATCGTTCAGGGCCGCCGGCGTTTCCAGCCTGGTCCGCACGTCCTGGGGCAGCGGATTGCCCAGCAGCAGCACCAGCGCATTCATGTCCTGCGCGACCTGGCGTTCGAACTGGGCCTGGTTGCGCTCGGCCGTGCGCACCGATACCTCGGCCTGGCTCAGGTCCAGCGCGGTGGCGATGTCGTTGTCGAAGCTCTGCTTGGTCAGGTCATAGGAATCGCGCTGGCTCTTCAAGGTGTCGCGCGTCAACTGCAGCAATTCCTGGTCGCTGCGCAAGGTCAGGTAGGCGGTGGCCACTTCCGAAACCAGCGACAGCTGCGTGGCTGTGCGCGTCTCGTCCTGCGCCAGGTACAGCTGCAGCGCCTGCTCGTTCAGGCTGCGGATGCGCCCGAACAGGTCCAGCTCCCAGGACGAAATACTGGCGCCCACCTGATAGGTGCGGCTGGTCACCGCGCTGCCGCTGCGCGACAGATCGGCCGGCGTACGCTGCGCGGTTTCCTGCGCGCCCACCGCCACCGTCGGCAGCAGTTCCGAACGCTGGATGCGGTACTGCGCCCGCGCGGCCTCGACGTTGAGCGCGGCCACGCGCAGGTCGCGGTTGTTCTCCAGCGACAGCGTGATCAGCTGCTGC
It encodes the following:
- a CDS encoding SurA N-terminal domain-containing protein, with amino-acid sequence MFDFIRNHQRWMQFILLILIVPTFAFFGVQSYSSFMSEEPKMATVNGKPITQREYDQARRDQLDQYRQMMGAQFDPALFDTPAMRERLLDQLINQRLLAAAAADNRFSVSDETLRNTIASNPAVQDNGKFSPERYRAALAAQGLTPAAFEAGLRRDLAVGRVLDPIAQSARLPAEVAASIDHALTETRHVATRRFAAADYKGQVQVSDADIQKWYDDNKQQYQVPDQVQAQYVVLDEAAASAGIKVSDDDVAKYYEQNKSRFGQPERRRASHIMIKLTADASDAQRKAARAKADEIARQAAANPGAFADLAKKNSEDAGSASKGGDLGWIGPGMLTPSLQKAIDGLQKGQVSGVIESPFGLHVVQLTDLQPAQTKPLAEVRDQITEEIRKQVAASRFSDMATKLTSLVYDQRDSLQPAADALGLKIRQAGGITRTGLLPQDQAGPGAASASPDSALLDNPRVRQALFSPEVLRDKQNSGVIELSSDTMVVVRVAANTPAHVPPLDQLKDKIRQRLIETRAADAAAKAGQQALEALRKNPAAPADGFGNAVDVSRQNTQNMARPVLDAVMRAPATPLPSYAGARDGDDYVVARIDKVEPGKTDADALASLKQQLSGAWGQAENEAVLKMLRQQYKVEIAPEAQRVLQGGDTEQQTG
- the ugpQ gene encoding glycerophosphodiester phosphodiesterase, which gives rise to MDTPLPAWPYPRLIAHRGGGKLAPENTMAAMRAGAGHGYRMFEYDVKLSKDNALILLHDDDVDRTTDGHGPAAGMTYAELAALDAGAWHSPAYAGARIPKLEEVARYTIEQGIASNVEIKPCPGRDSETGTAVALAARELWREAAVPPLLSSFSEVALAAAHVAAPQLPRGLLVEQIPMDWRDRLVQHDCIALNVNQKDVTPDLVEMVHAAGYRLTAWTVNDPARARQLLDWGVDGIFTDELAAIRPDA
- a CDS encoding 23S rRNA (adenine(2030)-N(6))-methyltransferase RlmJ; this encodes MFSYRHAFHAGNHADVLKHAILIHVLDYLGQKDAPYWVIDTHAGAGLYRLDSDWANKNAEFADGVGRLWEAADAPPLVARYLERVRDYNRDGRLRHYPGSPWLALDALREHDRLRLFEAHPTEAEVLVANLEKQGGLALRQTTIYDTDGFEGMKALLPPPPRRGLVVIDPSYEDKQDYRRVALALKEGLKRFATGVYAVWYPQVQRRESLELPRQLEKAGKRWLHVSLSVRKPAADGFGLHGSGMFLVNPPWTLAAQLKEAMPWLTERLAQDERARYTLDSAEG
- the adeC gene encoding AdeC/AdeK/OprM family multidrug efflux complex outer membrane factor; this translates as MTTTSMRTTLRFSLSAAFVAALAGCTLMPDYERPAAPIDAAYPSGPAYRSANQAAVPAGGVATADVGWREFFTDPLLQQLITLSLENNRDLRVAALNVEAARAQYRIQRSELLPTVAVGAQETAQRTPADLSRSGSAVTSRTYQVGASISSWELDLFGRIRSLNEQALQLYLAQDETRTATQLSLVSEVATAYLTLRSDQELLQLTRDTLKSQRDSYDLTKQSFDNDIATALDLSQAEVSVRTAERNQAQFERQVAQDMNALVLLLGNPLPQDVRTRLETPAALNDDMMPTALPAGLPSELLERRPDIRAAEHQLEAANANIGAARAAFFPTISLTASAGTASASLGRLFDGGQGVWSFAPQIAVPIFAGGSLQANLDLAKVQKRIEIANYERAIQSAFRDVADALAGRGTIDDQIRAQQLLVQANQRAYDLSQQRFRQGVDSYLNVLDSQRSLYDSQQVLVQTRLSRLTNLVDLYRVLGGGWTEHTVQAQQAPAQAGQAPGTVVQ